A genome region from Mercenaria mercenaria strain notata chromosome 11, MADL_Memer_1, whole genome shotgun sequence includes the following:
- the LOC123538272 gene encoding putative nuclease HARBI1, producing MFHRMAVRRDFLDELTNMELMERYRLDRGGLQFLDNRLSNVLSPRTDRSRSLSSLYKILITLRYLATGSTQLNYGDLHDVSQPTVSRVIAQVTDAMSTPEFSQQYIKFPSTPDKIKRTKEEFYGIANFPNILGVIDGTHVQIKAPRNEEPSFVNRMGYHSINTQVVFDAEYRILDIAARWPGATHDSRILRESGLWVLMEGGHLPVAGHNYLIGDSGYPCKRWLLTPYLHPQAGSQTDYNKAHKQTRTVVERGIGQLKRRWGVLHGEITLEPVKACKVIISCGVLHNICKARNIPLLDIVPDGNQVNINQNGYNGPQEGLRYRDYIANTYF from the exons ATGTTTCACAGAATGGCAGTGAGGAGAGACTTCTTAGATGAATTAACTAATATGGAGCTGATGGAGAGATACAGGCTGGACAGAGGTGGTTTACAGTTTTTGGACAATAGACTGAGTAATGTGCTTAGTCCAAGAACAGATCGCAGCAGGAGTCTTTCATCTTTGTACAAGATACTTATAACGCTGCGGTACCTGGCCACTGGATCCACTCAGTTAAATTATGGTGACTTGCATGATGTTTCCCAGCCTACGGTATCAAGAGTGATTGCACAGGTCACTGATGCTATGAGTACTCCTGAATTTAGTCAACAATATATCAAGTTCCCTTCAACACCAGACAAGATCAAAAGGACCAAAGAAGAGTTTTACGGAATCGCCAACTTTCCGAACATACTGGGAGTTATTGATGGGACACATGTCCAAATAAAGGCCCCAAGAAATGAGGAGCCATCTTTTGTTAATAGGATGGGGTATCATTCTATCAACACACAG GTTGTCTTTGATGCGGAGTACCGCATTTTAGACATTGCGGCCAGATGGCCTGGAGCTACGCACGATAGCCGGATATTGAGGGAGAGTGGCCTGTGGGTCCTCATGGAAGGAGGACATCTACCAGTTGCTGGACATAACTATCTAATAGGGGACAGCGGCTACCCTTGCAAGCGGTGGCTGTTAACACCCTACTTGCACCCACAGGCAGGGTCACAGACTGATTACAATAA AGCTCACAAGCAAACAAGGACTGTAGTAGAACGAGGCATAGGTCAGCTGAAGAGGCGATGGGGAGTGTTACATGGCGAAATTACACTAGAGCCTGTTAAAGCATGCAA GGTGATAATTTCTTGTGGGGTACTGCATAACATCTGCAAAGCCAGGAATATTCCTTTGCTGGATATAGTACCAGATGGAAATCAGGTCAATATCAACCAAAATGGTTACAACGGACCACAGGAAGGACTTAGATACCGGGATTACATAgcaaatacatatttttga